The sequence TTTTTAAATTTAATTATTATCCTATTAATTTTTCTAATATTTAGAATAAATTTTTTTAAATTTAATTTTTAAGTATTAATATTATAATTTTATTGAAATTATCAAAATTTTTATAGATAAACTTTCTTAAAATTGATTTTCAAGTATTAACTAAATTTAAAATTTTATAAAAAATAGTTTTCAACAGACATAATATTATTCAAATTATTATAAAATAATAAGATTTCAAAAGGCTCAAAAATATAAATAGAATAATAATTATAAAATTTTAGAAATATAAAAAATATTTTTATTAATCATATAAAGAGTTACCTTCTGAATCCATTGCAACTATTAAAGGTCCAAAAGAATCTACTTCTAATTCCCACATTGCTTCAGGAACACCTAAATCTAACCAAGTAACACTATCTACTTTTCTAACAGAACTAACATATAATGCAGCACATCCACCAGTAGCAACTGCATAAACTGCATTATTTTTTACTAAAGCTTCACGAACAGTATCATCCATTCCACCTTTACCAATTACAAGTCTTACTCCTTTATCAATAACATCTGCTTCATATGGATTCATCCTCATAGAAGTAGTTGGTCCAATAGCTACAACTTCATAATCATTTTCCCCATTTTTTCTTATAATTGGTCCAGCATGAAATATTACATTACCATCTAAACTAAATGGTTCTCCTTCTTCTACAATACGTCTATGAGCTTGATCACGAGCAGTGAATATTGTACCAGAAACATTAATTACATCTCCAACTTTTAAATCTTTAACATCTTCTGAATGAATTGGAGTAGTTAAATCAATCATTAAATCACCACATTTAATACATTATTAAATAATTTAATTTTATAAAAGTTTAATACTTTCTAAAATATATAATAATTACTTAATTAATTTATATAATTTAATAAATATAAAAATTTTTAAAAAGATGATGAATAATATAAAAAATATAAATATTAACAAATTACAAAAAGATATAAATTAAACAAATAAAATTTATTTAATTTAAATTCTAAAATTAATATTGTTATAAAAGTTTAGAGGAAATAAAATGTCAAGTATGAGTAGTGTAGCAAGTTTATCAAAATATATTACCACACTTCCAAATATTAAAACATCCATTATAGGAATAAGTTTAATAAGCTTCATAACAGGAGTTATTATTGATTTATTAAGTCCTCATAAAGGAAATATCTTTATGCAAATAATTGGAAGTGGAGTATTTTATTTTATAATATTTGGTATTAGTGCAATCTTATGTGGTTTTATTAATCAAAAGATTAATCATTCAATGCATGGAATAAACCTTAAAAATAAACATTCTATGTTTTTATGCTTATTAAATTGTGTGGGAATCTGTTTTTTCACAGTCCTAAGTGTAATTATTAGAAATGATCCTAATACATATGTTAGTGCAATAGAATTTGCTTGTATTATTATGTTTTCATTTAGTTTCCTTGTATTTTGGAGTTCAACATTAATTAGCCTTACTAAATCAGCATTCTTAGCATTAATACAACCATTAATAATACTCATATTATTATCTATAAGTAATACTGGTTTAAATCTAATAAGTGTTAATCTTGTAATAATGATGTTTGCTAAAGTATTTATTGGATCTGTTATATTTTTAATTGCAATCTATCTCTTTATTAAAACATCAGCAGCACCATTAAAAAAGAACTTAAACATAAATATGCTTGAATTAATAAGTCTTTTTATTAAACATATGAATGAAGGATCCCATGATTTAGAAAATACCTTATCTTATACTGGTGAAGATATTGATACTAATGTAAGTATCATAAGTTTTAGAAATAAAGAAGGTAAAATAAAATCATTATTTATAAGTCCTTCAGTACATCCTGGACCATTTGGTAATATTGGTGGTGGAAATATGCCTACAAATATTGCAAATAGGTTTGAAGCTTTTACAATGGTTGCTCATGGACCTTCTACACATGACTTTAATCCAACAAGTATTAATGAACTTGATAAAATAGAAGATGCTATAAGAAATGGAATAAATAAAATAGAATATTCCTCTAAAGCTAGTAAATTTATAAGATATAGCAATAAATCTGCAAATATTGGTGTGCAATTCTTTAATGATGGAATAGTATTATTATCCACCTTTGCACCAGAAGGTAGTGACGATATAGAATTTAGTGTAGGACTTACAATGATGGTACAAGCATCTAAAAATTTCAACACAAAATCTGCAATAATAGTTGATTGCCATAACTCATTTACAGAAGAGTCTGGTGGAGTCCTACCAGGTAATCCAAGAGTATTTGAATTATTAGACACTATTGATAAAATTAAAAAAGAAGAAGAATATGATGATATTAAAATTGGATGTAGTCAAAGTTTAATGGAAACACTTGATAAAAATAATGGTGTTGGAGAAAGTGGTGTAAAAACTATGATTATAGATGTTGCAGGACAAAAAACTGCATATATCTTATTTGATTCAAATAATATGGAAATTGGATTTAGAAAAGAAATTCTTGATGAAATTAAAAAACTTGGAATAGATGAAGGAGAAGTAATGACTACAGATACACATTCTGTAAATACCATTTCAAGAGGATACAATCCGATTGGATTATCCAAAAGAGAAACAATAATAAAATATGTTAAACAAACAATTAAAGAAGCATTGGAAGATTTAGAAGAAGTAGAAGTTGGCTGTACAGTTGAAGATATTAAAAATCTTAGAACATTTGGACCAAATAATGCAACTGAACTTATATCAACAATAAGTTCAACTGTACAAATAAGTAAATTTACTGCACCAATTACATTCCTTCTTTCATTATTCTTTATAATATGGTTAGTATTTTAACTAACCAACTATTTTTTTAATTTATTATTCTTTTAAATTTTAACTAGATTTTCCTAATTATTCTTTTATAATTAATATTCTAACTAAAGCATTTTTCCTTAATATTCTTTTATAATTAATATTTTAACTAAACCATTTTCATTAATATTCTAATTAAAAAACCATTTTCCAATTTATTATATGATTAATATTCTAATTAAGAAACTATTTTTAATTTATTTAAAAAAAATAATAATCTATAAATAAGAATAATAAAAAACACAAACAAACATAAAAAACGCAAAAAAACCTAAAATAAAAAAAAACACGAATAAAAACATGAAAAGCCTAAAATAAAAAAAACAAAATTAAAATTAAAAAAAACATGAAAAAAGTTAATAAATACACAAACAAAAATTTAAAAAAATTGAATAAATTTACATAAATGGTAAAAATTTAGCATAACTTAAACAAAGAACCCATAACATAAACCAACCAACTGCAAATGGGAAAATTCCTTTACCAAAATAATCTCTAGAACTTTCAATGTCATCTTGAAATTTATTCATACACCATTTACCAATAAAGTATGCAACAACAATACCTAAAATAGAAGCAAGAACCTCATTTTTAAGACCTAAAGTCCCATAAGAAAACATTGCAGATAAAATTCCACAAATAACACCAGTTATAAGATTAATACCAGTAATTTTTTGAATATTATCCATTTTATTCCTCCAATTATAAAATTAAAAATCTAAAATAATAATTATAATAATAACTAATATCTATAATAATATTATATAATTCTAAGACAAATTTTAAAAAAAAATCGATATAATATTTATACTATTAAGAATATTTATGTAATCATATTTAAAATATGTTATTTAAATATCCAATTATCATATAATTTTTTAAAAATAATAAAAATAGTATATTTTCTAAAAATTTAAATATAAAAATTAAATTATGTTAATAAAAATAAAAAACATTTTAAAAATTTAAATTAATAAGATTATTATGTTTTAATAATTAAAATAAACTTTATAAATTCAATTTAAACTCAAAATTAAATAACATTAAAATTTAATATAAACTATAAAAAACAAGATTTAAAACCAAATATAACTAAAGAAGGATTAAATATGAAAACAATGACTAATGTAGATATCTATGCTATTACTCATGAATTAAACAATCTACTTAAAGGATCTAGAGTTGAAAAATCATATCAACCTACAAAGAATATTGTAGTTATGAAGTTTCACAAAGCAGGGTATGGAAGAATAGATATTGTAATGGAAGCAGGAAAAAGAATACATCAAACACAATATCCTATTAAAAACCCAACACAACCACCATCATTTCCAATGTTACTTAGAAAAAAATTAAGTGGAGCAAATGTAGTAAGTGTTAAACAACATGGTTTTGATCGTATCGTTGAAATTACAATGCAAAAAGAACAAAAATATAGTTTAATTATAGAATTATTCTCAAAAGGAAATATAATATTATTAGACGAAGAAAAAAATATAATAATGCCACTTAAAAGGAAATCATGGAGTAATAGAGATATAAGTTCTAATAAGGAATATAAATATCCTCCAGAAAATACTATAAACCCACTAACCATTAAAGAAGAAGAATTAAAAGAATTATTAAATAATTCTGAA is a genomic window of Methanobrevibacter wolinii SH containing:
- a CDS encoding FumA C-terminus/TtdB family hydratase beta subunit, which codes for MIDLTTPIHSEDVKDLKVGDVINVSGTIFTARDQAHRRIVEEGEPFSLDGNVIFHAGPIIRKNGENDYEVVAIGPTTSMRMNPYEADVIDKGVRLVIGKGGMDDTVREALVKNNAVYAVATGGCAALYVSSVRKVDSVTWLDLGVPEAMWELEVDSFGPLIVAMDSEGNSLYD
- a CDS encoding DUF2070 family protein; protein product: MSSMSSVASLSKYITTLPNIKTSIIGISLISFITGVIIDLLSPHKGNIFMQIIGSGVFYFIIFGISAILCGFINQKINHSMHGINLKNKHSMFLCLLNCVGICFFTVLSVIIRNDPNTYVSAIEFACIIMFSFSFLVFWSSTLISLTKSAFLALIQPLIILILLSISNTGLNLISVNLVIMMFAKVFIGSVIFLIAIYLFIKTSAAPLKKNLNINMLELISLFIKHMNEGSHDLENTLSYTGEDIDTNVSIISFRNKEGKIKSLFISPSVHPGPFGNIGGGNMPTNIANRFEAFTMVAHGPSTHDFNPTSINELDKIEDAIRNGINKIEYSSKASKFIRYSNKSANIGVQFFNDGIVLLSTFAPEGSDDIEFSVGLTMMVQASKNFNTKSAIIVDCHNSFTEESGGVLPGNPRVFELLDTIDKIKKEEEYDDIKIGCSQSLMETLDKNNGVGESGVKTMIIDVAGQKTAYILFDSNNMEIGFRKEILDEIKKLGIDEGEVMTTDTHSVNTISRGYNPIGLSKRETIIKYVKQTIKEALEDLEEVEVGCTVEDIKNLRTFGPNNATELISTISSTVQISKFTAPITFLLSLFFIIWLVF
- a CDS encoding EMC6-like membrane protein, with the translated sequence MDNIQKITGINLITGVICGILSAMFSYGTLGLKNEVLASILGIVVAYFIGKWCMNKFQDDIESSRDYFGKGIFPFAVGWFMLWVLCLSYAKFLPFM